A window from Erythrolamprus reginae isolate rEryReg1 chromosome 9, rEryReg1.hap1, whole genome shotgun sequence encodes these proteins:
- the LOC139171898 gene encoding C-signal-like translates to MAQPADFCVFSVLVTGSDQGIGLGLVKRFLELPSPPQWVFATTLDLEGKETKEVRELACKHLNLVVLQLDVTNLESIQAARKEVEKCVGEAGLTLLYNNAGIWDFKDLQAENAKNMMAMYSVNTIGPLLMSQAFLPLLKKAARRSPCQELSSSKAAIINMSSNTSSIELMPYWDFGHAIGYRCSKAALNMLTRVQSLDYAADGIMSVAIHPGSVKTPRNPIPEITVEESTRDIMTVLSKLCEDDNGTFLDQLGRRIPW, encoded by the exons ATGGcacagccagctgatttctgtGTTTTCAGCGTCCTGGTGACAGGATCCGATCAGGGGATCGGTCTGGGTCTGGTGAAGAGGTTTCTGGAGCTGCCTTCTCCACCCCAATGGGTCTTTGCTACAACCCTTGACCTGGAAGGAAAAGAAACCAAA gaGGTAAGAGAGCTGGCTTGCAAACATCTGAATTTGGTAGTGTTGCAGTTAG ATGTTACTAATCTCGAAAGCATCCAGGCGGCTCGGAAAGAAGTGGAAAAGTGTGTTGGAGAAGCTGGGCTGACCCTCCTGTACAACAATGCTGGCATTTGGGACTTCAAAGACCTGCAAGCAGAAAATGCCAAGAATATGATGGCAATGTATTCTGTCAATACCATTGGGCCTCTGCTGATGAGTCAG GCATTCCTACCACTGCTGAAGAAGGCAGCTCGGAGGAGCCCATGTCAAGAACTCAGCAGCAGCAAGGCGGCCATTATCAATATGTCCAGCAATACAAGCTCAATTGAACTTATGCCTTATTGGGATTTTGGGCATGCAATTGGATACCGCTGCAGTAAG GCTGCTTTGAACATGCTCACCAGGGTCCAGTCTCTTGACTATGCAGCCGATGGGATTATGAGTGTCGCCATCCATCCAGGCTCAGTTAAAACTCCTAGGAACCCCATT CCGGAAATCACTGTGGAAGAGAGCACACGAGACATCATGACTGTGCTGTCCAAGCTTTGTGAAGATGACAATGGGACCTTTTTGGATCAGTTGGGCCGTCGGATTCCCTGGTGA